DNA from Acidobacteriota bacterium:
GGCGGGAGATGGTGATTCGCCCGGACTCGATCTGACGGGCGGTCAGCCAGCAGGCCTCAAGGGCCTGGAGGCCGTACTCGCCGAAGGAGAGATCGGCTCCGCGGGCGGCGCGCCCGCGCATCTTGCCCCTTTGCTGCTTCCTGAATTTGACCTTCTTGGGCATCAACATGACTAGATCTCCTCAACCTCGACCGTCTGAGACGACATTTTCGCTTTTTCCACGTCGCCGCGGTAGATCCAGACCTTGATGCCGATCTGGCCGTACGTGGTGAAGGCTTCGGTGAACGCATAATCGATATCCGCTCTCAACGTCTGGAGAGGAAGCTGGCCTTTGAGATACCATTCGGAGCGGGCGATTTCCACTCCGCCCAGCCTTCCGGCGCACATGACCTTGATGCCTTTGGCGCCCATTTTCAAGGCCATATCCACGGCCCGGCGCATGGCCCGCCGATAAGCGATGCGCTTTTCCAGCTGAACGGCGATCCCTTCGCCCACAAGCAGCGCGTCGAGTTCGGGCTTATCGACCTCCCGGATGTCGACATAAACATCTTTGCGGGCGATTCCCTCAAGGAAGCGCTTCAACGTCTCGATTTCCTTGCCGCCGCGACCGATGATGATTCCCGGACGCGCCGTATGGATGATCACACGGATCTTCGGGCCGACGCGTTCGACGGCGACACCGGAAACGCCGGCGTGGTAATACTTTTCCTTGACGGCCCGCTTCATTTTCAGGTCTTCATGAATCAGACGGCTGTATTCCGGACCCTTGGCGAACCAGCGGGAGCTCCACGGCTTGTTGAATCCCAGCCGGAAACCGAATGGATGTGTCTTCTGTCCCACGGGCTATCTCCCTTTTTCCTCAAGTTCGATGCGGACATGGCTTGTCCGCTTCAGGATCCGGTAAGCCCTCCCCTGGGGCGCCGGCCGGATGCGCTTGGCCATCGGACCGCCGTTGACGGCGATTCCGGAGATGAAGAGGTCGTCCACGTCGATCTGTGGGGATTTTTGTTGGGCATTGGCAACGGCGGAGCGGAGGACCTTCTCGATGACGGCGCTGATTTTCTTTTTATCGTTGAAACGGAGGATGGTCAGAGCCTCGCCGACGGTGCGGTCCCTGATCAGATCGGCGACAAGGCGGGCTTTCTGGGGACTCATCCGCACATATCTGACAATGGCCCGGGAAACAATGTTGGGTTCGTTCATGTTACTTGCCCACCCTCATCTGTTTGGCGGTCTTCGAGGTGTGGCCCTTGAACGTCCGCGTCGGTGAAAACTCACCCAACTTATGTCCGACCATGTTTTCCGTGATGAAGACCGGGATGAACTTCCGTCCATTGTGAACGCCGATGGTCAGGCCCACCATTTCCGGAGTGACGGTGGAACGCCGCGACCACGTCTTGATGACTTTCCGTTTTTCGGATCGGGCGCCCGAGGACGCCTGGACTCTTGCCATCAGCTTGTCTTCGATATACGGACCTTTATGCTGGGATCGGCTCATGATTACTTGCTCCTCCGCTTGATGATGAACGCACGGGTCCGCTTGTTCTTGCGGGTCTTGAATCCCT
Protein-coding regions in this window:
- the rplV gene encoding 50S ribosomal protein L22, which produces MVSRAIVRYVRMSPQKARLVADLIRDRTVGEALTILRFNDKKKISAVIEKVLRSAVANAQQKSPQIDVDDLFISGIAVNGGPMAKRIRPAPQGRAYRILKRTSHVRIELEEKGR
- the rpsC gene encoding 30S ribosomal protein S3, with the protein product MGQKTHPFGFRLGFNKPWSSRWFAKGPEYSRLIHEDLKMKRAVKEKYYHAGVSGVAVERVGPKIRVIIHTARPGIIIGRGGKEIETLKRFLEGIARKDVYVDIREVDKPELDALLVGEGIAVQLEKRIAYRRAMRRAVDMALKMGAKGIKVMCAGRLGGVEIARSEWYLKGQLPLQTLRADIDYAFTEAFTTYGQIGIKVWIYRGDVEKAKMSSQTVEVEEI
- the rpsS gene encoding 30S ribosomal protein S19, producing MSRSQHKGPYIEDKLMARVQASSGARSEKRKVIKTWSRRSTVTPEMVGLTIGVHNGRKFIPVFITENMVGHKLGEFSPTRTFKGHTSKTAKQMRVGK